The genomic stretch CCAAACGGCGAAGGTGAAACGGGGGATCAAGATTGTGGGATGAGCCGAAAGTGTATCCTTTTCGTCGGGAACGGATCCCGGCGCGTGATGAGGGCGAAGGGAAAAAAAGCGGATGGTTCTCCTGGTTCGGCTCCGCTTCAGCGGCCCCAGGCACAGCCAGCCCCAAAAGCACAGTCGACCTGTCGTCGTCGCTCAAGGCCGTGACGGGCAAGGTGACCCATTCGGCCAAGACAGCGCTGCACAGCGTCCACACCTTGTCCGTAGCGCTCGGCAAAGCTTGGCGGAAAGGTTTGTCTTTCAGCCGGGACATCCGCGTCTGGCTCTGGTGGATCACCATCTTTCTGCTGGCGAGAGGAACCCTGCTCGGCGGTCTGGCAGTCGCCGCCCCGGCGGCGCTGGCGGTGACAGCGGCGCGCCGACCTGGGCTGTTGCTTTGGAGTGTGACGGCTGCGGCGGCAGGATGGTATACGGGGCGGTTCTCTTCGGAAATGGCGGCCCTTTCTCAAGACCCTCTCGGCGTGCGTCCGATCATCCAGCTGGCGGCATGGCTGTCCGTCGCCGTTGTCACAGCGATTGTCGCCCGTCGGCGCGATCCATCGGCTACCCTGCTCGCTGTCATGACCGCCTTGACGATCTGGGCGGTGGAAGGCGCGGCGGTGGCCTGGATGACCCCCTCCCTTTACAGCGGTGTGCTGGTCGCTTTTGAAGGGCTTTTTGCCGCTGTCGCCGTCGTCATCATGGCCACCGCAGAAAGCACGCTGGAAGCCCCGACTGGGCGGACCTGGAACCGGGACGAACAGGCATGCCTGGTGGTCCTTGGCCTGCTCCTCTTGCTGGGCTTTCCTCAGGAACCGCTGTTCGGCCTTACCCTGCCGGGTATCGCCGCCAAGTTCTGCGTGCTCCTTGCGGCATACGCGATCGGACCTGGCGCAGGCGCCGCCGGCGGCGTCGCGATCGGACTGCTCCCGCCGCTCGCCGTCTTCGGCGCGCCGTCATCGCTGGCCCTTCTGGCTCTCTCCGGGCTGTTGGCTGGTCTGTTTCGCCCCTGGGCGAAACCGGGCGTGATCGGCGGCTTCCTGTCGGGCCACCTGCTGCTTTCCATTTATATGTCCCATTCCCAGGATGTGCGGTCGCTGCTGCTGGAAGCAGCCATCGCCGGTCTGCTCCTCATCGCCTGGCCGTCCGGTTGGGTGCAGCGTCTCCGCCAGCGCTTGTCGGCCCGAAAAAAAGAGTCCATCTTACCGGAACCGGCCGTTCCGGTCAGTGCAAAGATTGATGAAATGGGCCGCATGATCGGGCAGATGGCCGTCACCTTCGATGAGATGGCAGAGCCGGCGCCTGCGCCGGGAGACAAGCCTTGGGAGCCGATCCTGCTGGCGATCGCCGAACGGGTGTGCAAGCCTTGTCCGAGTTATGGGCTCTGTTGGGAACGGGATGCCGAGCGGACGCGGCAGTACCTGAACGAGATCCTCCAGCAGGTGGAGGAGAAAGGCCAGGTGACGGCCAAATCGTTGACGCCCCAACTGGCCCGCCGCTGCGCCCGCCTGACTGAGCTGTCGGCTACTATCGGATGTCTCTTGGAGACGGTGGAAGTGGATCGGTACTGGCGGCGCAAACTCAGCGAAGGAAGGCATCTGGTCAGCGCTCACTTCCGGGGATTGGCAGGATGGATGACATCGCTCGCCCACGACCTGGAGCATGCGTCCCTACCTGAAAAAAGAGGGGAACGGCTGGCCAAGGCGCTAAAGGAGCGCGGCTTCAGGCTCAAGGGGCTCAAAGAGCACGGCGAGGGCGGACATTGGCGGATATATGTAGAAGGCAGCGGCTGCTCCGGCACATGGCCTTGCGCGGAACATGCCGCAGCCGCTGCCGCCAAGGTGCTCGGGCAAACCTTTATCGTCGGCAAGTCTGACTGCCGCAGCGGCGCCCCCGGTCGGTGCGCTTTCAGTCTGATCCCTATCCGGCCCTATGGCGTGCAGATCGGCCTGGCCCAGGCTGCCCGCCACGGCAGCGCCGTCAACGGCGACACGGTCGGCTGCTGGGAAGCGCCAGCGTCGCAGATGGTCGTCTCTCTCAGCGACGGTTCTGGCGTCGGGCCACGGGCTGCCCGGGAAAGCAGCGCCACCCTGTCCTTGCTCGAACACCTTTGCCGCATGGGCATCGATCCGGGGGAGGCCTTGCGGTCTGTAAACGCGCTGGTTGCATTGGCGACGGAAGAGGAGTCCTTCGCCACCGTCGATATGGCCGTCATCGATCTGGCGTCGGCCGAGGCGGAGATCTTCAAACTCGGCGCAGCGGCCAGTTACCTGAAGCGGGGACGACGCGTGCAGGTTCTCCGGCAGTCCTCGCTGCCGCTGGGAATTCTAAAAAACTTGGAGGTAGAATCGCTCACTGTGGCCATGCTGCCCGGCGACCGCCTGCTCCTCGTCAGCGATGGCATCGTTGAGGCAATTCGCCCGAGCGCCGATGGGGGAGGAAAAAGCCGCCGCAGCCGCAACAACGGCCAAAGCGATGACTGGCTGGCGAACTGGCTGGAGCGCGATGCCACCGCTGAACCGCAGGCCCTGGCCGACCTGATCCTTCGGGAGGCGATCCGCCTGGGTGGAGGCAAGGCGCGGGATGACTGCACTGTTGTCGTCATCGCTTTATCGGGAAGAGAGGATAGGGGATGAGGGGTTTGTAGGGCTGATTTTTCGGAGAAGATAAGGACTAGGCGAATTTCGCCGGGGCGGGCAGGGAAACGTGAATCCATGTAGAAAACAACCATAAAGGATACACATAGGATAATCGCTAAAGACAGCGGTGAGAAACCATCGCCAGCAGGGTGACCCGATTGCTTGATCAATTTCTCCAAAGGCTCCACCGGCATCGGCTGATCGAACCGCAACAGCGCGTGCTTATCGCCGTATCCGGTGGCATCGACTCGGTCAGTTTGTTGTTGTTGTTCCATCAAGCGGCGCCGCAAATGGACTTGAAGCTCTCGGTAGCCCATTACAACCACGGCCTGCGCGGGGAAGCTGCCGATGAAGATGAAGCCTTTGTGGCCGCGCTGGCCGGAAGGCTAGGCCTTCCCTGTTACCGGGAGCGGGCGCCGCAAGGGTGGTGGACCCGGGAGCCGGGGACAAAGATGGAGGCCGCGCGGCGTCTGCGTTATGATTTTTTGGAGCGTGTCGCGAAAGCCGCCGGTGCTGACCGGATCGCCCTGGGCCATCATGCCGACGACCAAGTGGAAACGGTCTTGTTCCATTTCTTGCGCGGCAGCGGTCTGCGCGGATTGGCGGGCATGCCGATCCGACGCGGCCCTTACATCCGTCCGCTGCTCGCCTTTCGACGGGCTGAGTTGGCGGCCTTTCTCCAGGCGGAGCGACAGGAATGGCGTCACGACGCCAGCAATGACTCCACCCTCTACACGCGCAATCGCATCCGCCATGAGCTGATCCCGCTGTTGCATGACTATAACCCACGTTTTGCCGAGGCGATTGGACGCATGAGCCGCCTCTGCCTCGATGACGCCGACTACCTGGACGAGGTGGCCGACCGGGAATTGGCCCGGTTGACGAACGAAGAGGGGCTCGATGCCAAAGGCCTGGAAGCGCTGCCCAGGGCCATCGGCCGTCGCGTTCTGCGCCGCTTTATCGAAGCGGCGGCGGCGATGCCCGGCTTCGAGAAAACTGAGGCGATGCTGCAGCGGCTGACTGAGCGGGGTGGCAAGAGCGGGCCTGTCGACCAGGTGAGCGGACACACCCTTGTCAGTGAAGCCGGACGGCTTCGTCTCTACAAGGACCTTCCCTGGAAGGGGGACGGCGGATTTTACCGCCCCTTGCCGGAGCCTGGAGAGCCGGGGCGTTGGCAGTCGGTCGCAGTGCCCGAGGCTGGCGGGAGGATGCGCATCGCGAGATGGGATCGCATCGACGATAGGGACCCCTTAGAACCGGGCGAACGCGAAATCTGCCTCAAGCCATCCGTAGCGGCCCTGGGCCCCCTGGTCATCCGCAGCCGGAGACCAGGTGATTGGTTTTATCCCGCTGGAGGGACGGGGAGAAAGAAAGTCAAAGACTACCTCATCGACCAAAAGACGCCCCGGAGTATCAGACAGAAGATCCCCTTATTGACAGCAGGAGAGGAGGTACTCTGGATCATCGGATATCGCCCCGACCGCCGTTTTCTCGCGACCGCAGCGACCACCCCCATCATCGCCCTTCGCTGGCAAGGGAAAAGTATTTGATTCGACAGTTCTTCCTGTGCTACAATGGCTGGGAATGACCGAATTTTTCCAAAAACTCGCTGGCTGGTCCGGAACGGGGAGGCTTGTCATCCCCGGGCAGGATCGAGACAGTGGGAGGAGGTTACATGTGAGCCGGATCGTCAAAAACCTGGCAATCTACATCCTCATCGTCCTCTTGGCCATCTCCGTGTTGCGGGTGACCAAGACGCCGGAACCGGCAAAGGAACAGATCTCGTATACGCAGTTTTACCAGTTGCTCGTCAGGGATCAGGTC from Heliomicrobium modesticaldum Ice1 encodes the following:
- a CDS encoding SpoIIE family protein phosphatase gives rise to the protein MYPFRRERIPARDEGEGKKSGWFSWFGSASAAPGTASPKSTVDLSSSLKAVTGKVTHSAKTALHSVHTLSVALGKAWRKGLSFSRDIRVWLWWITIFLLARGTLLGGLAVAAPAALAVTAARRPGLLLWSVTAAAAGWYTGRFSSEMAALSQDPLGVRPIIQLAAWLSVAVVTAIVARRRDPSATLLAVMTALTIWAVEGAAVAWMTPSLYSGVLVAFEGLFAAVAVVIMATAESTLEAPTGRTWNRDEQACLVVLGLLLLLGFPQEPLFGLTLPGIAAKFCVLLAAYAIGPGAGAAGGVAIGLLPPLAVFGAPSSLALLALSGLLAGLFRPWAKPGVIGGFLSGHLLLSIYMSHSQDVRSLLLEAAIAGLLLIAWPSGWVQRLRQRLSARKKESILPEPAVPVSAKIDEMGRMIGQMAVTFDEMAEPAPAPGDKPWEPILLAIAERVCKPCPSYGLCWERDAERTRQYLNEILQQVEEKGQVTAKSLTPQLARRCARLTELSATIGCLLETVEVDRYWRRKLSEGRHLVSAHFRGLAGWMTSLAHDLEHASLPEKRGERLAKALKERGFRLKGLKEHGEGGHWRIYVEGSGCSGTWPCAEHAAAAAAKVLGQTFIVGKSDCRSGAPGRCAFSLIPIRPYGVQIGLAQAARHGSAVNGDTVGCWEAPASQMVVSLSDGSGVGPRAARESSATLSLLEHLCRMGIDPGEALRSVNALVALATEEESFATVDMAVIDLASAEAEIFKLGAAASYLKRGRRVQVLRQSSLPLGILKNLEVESLTVAMLPGDRLLLVSDGIVEAIRPSADGGGKSRRSRNNGQSDDWLANWLERDATAEPQALADLILREAIRLGGGKARDDCTVVVIALSGREDRG
- the tilS gene encoding tRNA lysidine(34) synthetase TilS, which codes for MLDQFLQRLHRHRLIEPQQRVLIAVSGGIDSVSLLLLFHQAAPQMDLKLSVAHYNHGLRGEAADEDEAFVAALAGRLGLPCYRERAPQGWWTREPGTKMEAARRLRYDFLERVAKAAGADRIALGHHADDQVETVLFHFLRGSGLRGLAGMPIRRGPYIRPLLAFRRAELAAFLQAERQEWRHDASNDSTLYTRNRIRHELIPLLHDYNPRFAEAIGRMSRLCLDDADYLDEVADRELARLTNEEGLDAKGLEALPRAIGRRVLRRFIEAAAAMPGFEKTEAMLQRLTERGGKSGPVDQVSGHTLVSEAGRLRLYKDLPWKGDGGFYRPLPEPGEPGRWQSVAVPEAGGRMRIARWDRIDDRDPLEPGEREICLKPSVAALGPLVIRSRRPGDWFYPAGGTGRKKVKDYLIDQKTPRSIRQKIPLLTAGEEVLWIIGYRPDRRFLATAATTPIIALRWQGKSI